Genomic DNA from Gimesia aquarii:
CGTATAAGCTTCGTAAGCTTCGCTTTTCAAGGCGATGATTATAATCAAAACGTTAAATCTGATACTAGACGAGATTAAATTAACTAGCGTTTGACATGTTTCTCATCTAAAGGCAAGCATAATACAACGGAAAAGAATCACCGATTAAACAGCCGATACCGGATTTTGTTTCAGATCAACAAAGATTTGCAATGCATATTTTGCTAATTTACTCTTTTGTTCAACCGAAGTGACTTCATGAAGTGACTTCATAAATTTTCTCAGCTTAAAAAAATCGAGTTCGGCCATTTCATCCAGATTATAAAACCCCATACCCCATTCTGAAAAATATCGCTCCGGAATATGACTCGATACGATCCGATTGACTCGACTGTGCCGTTTGTCTTTTTGAATTTGGGTAAACAACGTCTCGACATCATTATATCCCCCCTCCAGAACCTGGAAGAAATGACCACGGTCATAAACCAGCAATCCAGAAATGCCTTGATCAGCGTTGTTTTCTTGCGCTGTTTTTAAAATTTCCTGCAGGTCATCTTTTGACATCGGGTAGCTACTTTTGCTGACATAAATCAGTTGGTAGAGCTTCATGGTAGATAGTTCCCTAAATAAGTAATGGTGAACTGTTCATAATTTGAGGATTTTCCTCCACCTGAAGAGTAGTGCAAACGCCTACATAACTATCGGTATCAAAAGGAGGCAAAGACTTGACTGAGAGTCGAATTACTACTTTTTGAAGCAATTACTCGCTTAAATTGTGGGATCATTTGCATCAATAAGATTACTGTCTTCTTAGCATATTTGATGCTTTTAACGATTGATGCTTCCAGACAGATATGTGTTTGTTCTATTTCCATCTTTCCGGTTGGCATATGTGAAGCAAAAATAATATAACCTGATCCACTTATCAAAATTTTGTGTGCGAACATACTAATAAGACGCAGGCAGAGCACTCACAATTCACAAGACGTAAGTCCATCACTTGTGAAACAAACTTTACCGCATAAATAGTTCTCGCTGTTTATCGCTACAAACTGTGCGTTTACAAATGTGACTCAGCAAATACCCAGCACAATTGCCCTGCTTTCTTAATTCAACAATAAAAATCTCGCATCGGCATGATTCCAGATTTATACTCGGTTTACGAATGGCAGTTGGCATCTTTTATGAGCAAAGAAAGACAGGACACACTTTTGAAATGACTTTTGTAAATCAACCCAAAACTCATATACGTCGTTGCCTGGGGGCAATCGTTCTCTGCATGATACTATCGACCTCCTGTAACAAGGCTCCCCAGAAAGAGTCTGCCCCGGCTCCGCTACCAGTAACAGTCTTTGATTTGCATGAAACCCGACCTAGCAGTTGGAATCGACTTACTGCCTCGATTGCATCCTGGAAAACG
This window encodes:
- a CDS encoding BLUF domain-containing protein; this translates as MKLYQLIYVSKSSYPMSKDDLQEILKTAQENNADQGISGLLVYDRGHFFQVLEGGYNDVETLFTQIQKDKRHSRVNRIVSSHIPERYFSEWGMGFYNLDEMAELDFFKLRKFMKSLHEVTSVEQKSKLAKYALQIFVDLKQNPVSAV